Genomic window (Culex pipiens pallens isolate TS chromosome 3, TS_CPP_V2, whole genome shotgun sequence):
tgaaaatttcaggcagattggtgaggtccaaacgacgtcccatacaaaggggtatgccctgttcgtggactcgctcttaaagatCCTCTGCGTTGGTTTGTAAGCGTGAATATTAGATGTCGAAGGTCTTTCTAAGCTgctatcttgatttttttgtcaatctAATACAGTCCgtcctcgattatccgaaatcctcgctaaaatttcacttctgataatcgaatcacctattttttattataatttaaatCTCTGACCTCACAATTACACAAAAAGAGATTCGGATAATCGACTGCATGAAAAAAATACCGAATAATAGTGTTAAAAATGATTCACGAAACTAAACGAATTaaaaacaaggttttaaaagATAGCAACTTCTACTGCGATATAACACTCTTTACAACTCTGCTCAAAGCACTCTACAAGTACAAGTTACTACCATGATGGATGAACAATTGAAGAAGATTAATAATTTTCTTCCACCCTTCCGACACTAAACCAGCTCAGTCTGGAAAAATGACGATATCAACTTGGTGTGCGATAAACGTCCGACACCATCGTCGTGGGTTTTCTCTTCctctttttattattattatttgccaCCCCCAGTCCGGGGTGTGACCaagaaaatatttgtaattaatTATACCCGGGGAACGCAGTAGATCGATAAGGATCTGGATTACCCCACCCAAGGAAAACCACACAACATGGGAACCTTAACCGAAGATTGATGGTAAGCGTCTggtgcaaaattaatttgaaaatttgttgcaTCTTAAGACGATTTACAACAGTTGAAACTGTCGGCAAACCTTCCAAACCTTCAGCCAATATGTGAGATAACTCCACAAGTTTTAACCACATGTCATTTCCCGGTAGCATGAAACaccacaaaaccacaacaaGTCTGATTTGATTTCAAAGCTGCTGCTCCTCTGCtcttgtgtttgtgtttgtgttgctGCCTTTcagaatgaaaaattaagtttacGTTCATCGGGAAAGCTGCTGCGCGCTGTGTGTCGTCCCATTCACCGGGATGAATAGgatgttttcacaaaaccaTACATGTCTAAATTGTGTGGAGAATGAGAATTATTCCTTTCATTGCGGCGCAAACCTACCCAGCTGTGGGAGGCCTCTGTTCTAAAGATaacacatgagcaattctctacgaaaccgttttgttttggaattttaatttttgtatttttttttttaaatttggctgAAACATTTTCGGTGCCTTTGTTATGCtcaaagatgccattttgcatcattagtttgtccatataattttccatacaaatttgttgaaggaatttttgatcgatttggtgtcttcgacaaagttgtaggtatggaatcCATACTactatggatacggactacactgaaaaaaattatacatggtaaaaaaatctggtgatttttaatttactttttgtcactaaaacttgatttgcaaaaaaaaacacattttttagatgttttagaggacatcaaatgccaacttttcagaaatttccaggttgtacaaaaaatctttgaccgagctacgattttatcaatactgattttttcaaaaaatcgaaatataggtcgtaaaatttttcaacttcatttttctatgtaaaatcaaatttgcaataaaaaagtacttaagtgaaatttcaataaagtgcaccgttttcaagttaaatcctttttaggtaacttttttgaacatagtcgcagattttcatttttttgaataagtgcacatgtttgcccacctttgaaaaaaatatttttgaaaagctgagaaaattctctatattttgctattttgaacattgttgatacgacccttagttgctgagatattgccatgcaaatgtttaaaaacaggaaaattgatgttttctaagtctcacccaaacaaccctacattttttaatgtcgatatttcagcaactaatggtccgatttacaatgttgaaatatgaaacattcgtgagatttttcgatcttttcgaaaaaaatatttttaaaattttcaaacctaGACTCACATTTTAAAAGgctgtaatattgaatgtttggcccttttgaaatgttagtcttgattaaaaaatttgaaaaataatgttttcgaaaagatcgcaaaatttcacgaatgtttcatatttcaacattgtaaaccgaaccattagttgctgagatatcgacgaaagaaaatggtgggttgttaaggtgagacttggaaaacatcaattttcatgtttttaaaccttgcatggcaatatctcagcaactaagggtcgtatcaacaaagttcaaaacagcaaaatatagaaaattttctcagcttttcaaaaatattattttcaaaaggagacaaacatgcgcactaatttaaaaaaagaaaaacttcgactactttcaaaaaagttacctaaaaatggctataacttgaaaacggtgcactttataaaaatttcactaaagtaccgtaaagtggggtgactttgatagcccggggtgactttgataggtttttcaaacgctcgtaaatttgattatacatcgaaaaatgaagttgaaaatttttgggactaatatttcgatgtttttgaaaaaaatcgtattaataaaaaaaatcataactcggtcaatgattttttgcacaacctggaaatttctgaaaagttggcatttgatgtcccctaaaacatatcaaaaaatgaaaaaaattaaaaatagtgttttttttgcaaattaagttttagtgacaaaaatttaaataaaaaaacaccaaaaaaatttttaccgtaccgttaaacggggtgactttgatagccggggtgactttgataagtttgcgatttttccgcaaaatgaagagtataattaaaatacgtaaggaatggtttagaaacatactgaccgtggtagagaagtgttcaaagtacctcaagaagaacttttcataaaattttgacaagtttaaaaagttagttaactatagttaagaaaatgttgatgaaagtcagtattttaaacttctcaaattgtcatgattttctcaatgaacgtgatttttaatcggaaaacagaatgaattttcggattctttggacaattttccactaggagatggttaaaaaagtttgtaaataataaataatatgtgtttttgaaacacaattaaaaaaaatcttcaaatttataggcaatttcagttgaacaaatttcttgtaaaatgtaaaaacttgtgattcgtgcttcgaattcagtataaaatgcaatattaatcgataattttatacacaaaactagttttaaaaaatttcaggcaaaattctgactttttaacaattttacctaaaatttatatgtattttgcttaaaagcttatacacttagttaactaaatataaacattgattttttttcttaaatactatatcagctactttagtgatggtacatttaacgtacaaattaagtttgaacatcttaaatatgattataacaagaaaaactatgactatcaaagtcaccccggaattcaaactaagaatttttaacgtaactatttttctaaacattattgaaaaaacttttttccaaaatagtgcatggactttgtgtggcctaccccagtacatgttttaaaaataataatcttgaggaaaaccttacctgttgaaaaatattccaaaaacaaattgaaatcctatcaaagtcaccccggtttacggtatatcattttttccagtttagtccgtatccataccgtcaacaggggtgacattgggtctggggggtgagattgggtcatacaaatttcagcatttttgtatgacccaatctcaccccccagacccaatgtcacccctgatgacggtacctacgactttgtcgaagacaccaaatcgatcaaaaaattccttcaaaagatacagatttttgaattttcatacatcatttttgtatggacagctgccaaatttgtatggaaaattatatggacaaactaatgatgcaaaattgcttctttgggcataccgaaggcatcaaaaaagtttcagtcggatcaaaaaatataaaaaacgttacttaatccacctttaggtggttggtgccttcctcacattcataaagtcaatacattcagtaaaaacagcaacattcccttaacatgtttaacaaatcagctttattactcatttcatttgatagggttcgcagaccttcaatttttctggctcatcggcaaggtctgataaaaaaacctatccaacgatagttcacatggaagattcagacaatatttttatcacaatatctgagatccggcctccaaaaagtatataaataacacttataacttttgatagggttgtcagatccttgatgttttaggctcatttgaaaggtctttcgattatctaactaaggatgggtcgcatgatggacccggacatcatttttactaaaatatctgagatccggcctccaaaaagtgtataaataacacttaagtaccaatatcttttgatagggttgtcagatccttgatgtttcaggctcatttgaaaggtctttttaatacctttctcaaaatgtataacatgatagggtttcttgcaaaaaccaccctttttacaatcttcctgacatacgccaaaatcgttttttagcataacttttgaagtacttaactaaacatgctggttttaaatagagacctatgggactccaagacggatcgaatgagactgatacggtcaaaatccgttcatccagtccggagataatcgagtgacaatttttttgtccacccacctacacacatccacacagacatttgctcagaacatgattctgagtcgataggtatacgtgaaagtgggtctacgaggtcgaattaagaagttcatttttcgagtgattttatagcctttcctcagtaaggtgaggaaggcaaaaatcggaattctgaaacggaattcaattcaaatcgtttaagtattccgtttcaaacgcaacaactgATTCCGTGTACGTATCGATTCCAATTAAATTCCATTTCAgaattgattttgtttaaagTAACCTTAATTCAATAAACCACAACATCCATTCCAGGTATTTTTGCTTCTTGTTCTAACGACTTTCGAATAATCCTAACCATATGACGAACAGTAATtgttccatgaattgttaagAAATTGTTTGAACCATTaggacaaattttcacaaaatttcatttagctCAATCATACCGGGAATTGTTACATTTACAATACTGGCTACAGTAcacttagggagcgttcttttattacgtaacacaaACAAtaggatttttagaccccctccccctccccctcgtaacaaaatttccatacaaatttaaaaaaaaatgtatggagcgtaacacggcctcagaccccccctcccccatctgcgttacgtaataaaagaacgctcccttatctTTAAGCAAAAGCTGTTCCAAATAGATCTAAcctgaattgggtcctaaaatgaagcttatattgctgatattattgtttccagcgataaatcttatttttctgcgtacaATGACCcattgtacgaccacaaagagtttaaaatggatttttaaatcaattttgaaaaattaaccttgcggtccttcttgacagaaaaggtcctacttgacagctctttccaaggggaccatagttgatccatcgaaaaaatgttgtctcgtcaactttttttttgcattaaaataaaaaaaagtgatcagaaatggtttttaagcgtgtttttaatcgttgtacataaaaaaatacatagggctttaggaccctattgtcgAACAATTGTTTGGACcattggaaaattttcaaaaaatttcatttagccATTTTGAgaggtacttctgattttgagtatGTGATCTATTTTCACCACCTTGTCTTATTTCCttagtcaactcaatcggaattctgaaataaaattcaattcgaatcgtttacgtaggTATTTCGTTttaaacgcaacaaccgatttCGTGTAtgttcggttgttgcgtttgaaacggaaaacGTAAACggttcgaattgaattccgtttaagaactccgattgagttgactgggtcaCTTTGGTCGACGCTCATATTCAGTACGCAGCCATTAACTGACAggaaaaagttatataacagtTTTACCAACTGTCAATTTCACCCGGTCCGGCGGACGCTGTCAGTGTCAAAGCAGCAGCACAACAAAATACCAATGGAGCCGCGGCGGTATCGGTGAGTTGAAGATTTCTTTTAATCCAAGCAGCGAGTGAACTTCGATCAGCCATCATCATTACACGTTTTCTTTTTTCTCCTTCCAGATGCAGCATCCTTGGCCAAACCGTCCCCCAAATCCAGCCAAACGACAGCGCAAGAAGGCAACATCTTGCAGAAGCTGTCCAAACTAGCgggatggagatttgtatgagGATCGTGTTTGCGGACGAAAGAAGTCCTTCGGGGACGCAGGGACTGCATCGACATCTAAGTTCGGACGATCACCACAACACAGAGAACTTTCCAGGGGAGACGACGATCAAGATGTACCTGCTGCAGCACCATGTCGGCTATCCAGCGGTCCATCGTCGATCTCCAAACAGCGTCGAGGTCATCGGCGGCCAAACGCTGCGCAACACGGTCTTCCCGCCGCCCAGCAAACGCCTCTCGCGAATCCCTCATCTGGACATCTTCCCTAAATCAAACGGCTGAAGCACCACCGGAGTGACCGTCGGCGCCATCGAACCAGTTAACCCGATCGTCGAGCAAGCCGGTCATTACGAAGACCGCCACAACCTCGGAAGCGGTTGACGAGCAAGACCTGTTCCAACAGGTCACGCCAAGACAAAGACGACAAAATCGACAGCTTCGCGGTGGCGTCAGTGAGGACGAAAGCAGCGGCCTCCACACGATCCACGTTCACCATTCGCTTTGTGTAAATGTAATCTTCTAAATGTAATTGCGTGAACTATCAATATATTTGCTTAAAATATAAATCctaaaactgtgatctagttttaagctttctctatttctatcccttttcccttgcaattttagtaagttttttcttattttttcttactcttggtaacacctttatttacaagtaaTAATTGCTCCAAAATGGatttgatgtaacacacagctgaaaggaactccaaaactctgttatgtaccccaaaagaacttattgtatcttgattattcaccaataaacccgaattgaattgaaaaaaatataaatccttCTGCTGACCGTGGCCGATGGCCTAATAATAGTGTGATCGATTGAATGGCAATCTCGCCTCTACGAGAAATCAAAAGGCATCTGTACAAGCATTCCTTAACCGACTCACGCCCACGTAGCTCAAGAATCTAGGTTTCTTCCAGTATACAACAAACAAGAAATTTCTAAAAGTATAGTAATTTCTAAATTCTATAAGTGCTTTTAACTGTTGattgggttgtcagattttcaacgttttgggcgcgttggaaaggtcttttgactacGCATCCAACGACGGGTCACATGATTGACCCAgacatcattttcataaaaatatctgagatccggcctcaagaaATAGTATGacaaacacttaagtgcttataacttttgatagggttgtcagattttcaatgttttgggcgcgttgggaaggtcttttgacTACGCATCCAACGACGGGTCACATGattgacccggacatcattttcatcaaaatatctgagatccggcctcaagaaATGGTATgactaacacttaagtgcttataactcttgatagggttgtcagattttcaatgttttgggcgcgttggaaaggtcttttgactacgcatccaacgatgggtcacatgattgacccggacatcattttcatcaaaatatctgagatccggcctcaagaaATGGCAtgaaaaacacttaagtgctaataacttttgatagggttgtcagattttcaatgttttggacgcgttggaaaggtcttttgactacGCATCCAACGACTGGTCACATGattgacccggacatcattttcatcaaaatatctgagatccggcctcaagaaATGGTTTgactaacacttaagtgcttataactcttgatagggttgtcagattttcaatgttttgggcgcgttggaaaggtcttttgactacGCATCCAATGACGGGTCACATGattgacccggacatcattttcatcaaaatatctgagatccggcctcaagaaATGGCAtgaaaaacacttaagtgctaataacttttgatagggttatcagatcttcaatgttttggactcgttagaaaggtcttttaaacacctttcagaaaatgtataatatgccatgttttcttacaaaaaccaccctttttacaatcttccggactttagtcaaaattgtttttttagcataacttttgaagtactttactaaacttcataattttcaatagggacttatgggaccccaagacaaatcgaatgagaccaaaacggtccaaatcggtttagccagtgctgagataatcgagtgcatattttttggtgcacagacccacatccctacacacacacacacacacagacatttgctcagaatttgattctgagtcgatatgtatacgtgaaggtgggtctaggaggtcaaattaagaagttcgtttttcgagtgattttatagcctttcctcagtaaagtgaggaaggcaaaaattgaatgaccgaaatctgagagaactgctcacatgcAACATGGAGGATATTCAATAGCTTGTGAGGACGAAACATGGTTGAATGGAAGTGACTTTAGGGAAGTtgatttatgttttcaatatttaatacgattttctttttctttacgagaaatttaaatattttcaaactacTTCACACATTTTTCGCATGACTATATGTTGTTATTTTGGCTGAGGTcacaatattttcaatcatgACTCAGCTTGACTAAAGAAGGGTTAGCCTGTGCTGAAATAATCCAGTAACATTTTCCCCTATATAGGAGAAGAATGCATCCaacatcaaataaaatttattggaaAT
Coding sequences:
- the LOC120418562 gene encoding uncharacterized protein LOC120418562, yielding MEPRRYRCSILGQTVPQIQPNDSARRQHLAEAVQTSGMEICMRIVFADERSPSGTQGLHRHLSSDDHHNTENFPGETTIKMYLLQHHVGYPAVHRRSPNSVEVIGGQTLRNTVFPPPSKRLSRIPHLDIFPKSNG